The genomic interval GCCATgcagtgaaatttttatttcagacatTGTATTATTTAATTCAGTGACCAGATATCGGAGGTAGTAGTGAAAGAGAATGAGCTGTCTAAAATCACACCTAGCTTCTGGCTTGGGTCATGGAGTGGTTGTTGGTACCTTTTACTGAGGAGTAGGAACAATGAGGAAGATAATGCATTTGGAGGTGTGAATTTGAGGTGCAAGTGGTATATTCAAGTGGTGATACAGTAGGCTTCTGTAGCTCCCTAGAGTTTGCATTTCTGGGTAGAGGTCAGGGTTAGTGATAAAGTTGTTGTGGTTTAAAtcaatgtttttcaaagtgtAGACTGCAATACCTTGTATCATGGCATCAATTTTGTGGGTTATAacggcattttaaaaaatggaccatAGGGACTTTCctgtggtaaagaatctgccttacaatgcgggtcacatgggttctatccctggtcagggaactaagatcccgcacgccgtggggcagctaagcccgcgtgccacaactagagagaagcccacgtgctgcaacgaaagatcccacataccgcaactaagacccagtgcgcCAACTAATGaacccatgcactctggagcccgagcgccacaactagagagaagcctgcgcaccacaacgaaagatcctgcatgtggcaactaagacccaatgcagccaataaataaataaataaaatattaaaaaataaaaataaattgctttaaaTGATTCAACAGTAGAGAATAAGAATTACAAAAATTTAGggctatattttaaaactcatttgaGAGTATGAGAGTTAGATTATTAGAAACCACTATGTTCAATCATAGGTCTGTTATTCATACTCTGCCTGGAAAAGCTCATCATCATGGTTTAAACTAAgggttttcaaacatttttttgaaaCATCACAGTAAGAAATTAATTCACAATCCAGTCTAATATACATGCATACgcatacacacacgcatacacacacactaaaacACAAGTTTTGTTAAATACCATTTACTctttattatatgtaatatactgatttttaaaattgcagtccaattttttaaagatttattatgtatttatttaatttatttatttttggctgcgttgggtcttcgttgcggcacgtgggatctttgttgaggcatgtgggctctttcactgtggtgcgcgagcttctctctagttgtggcgtgcaggttttctctctctagttgtggtgcgcgggctccagggcccgtgggctctgtagttgtggtgcgtgggttccagagtgcgtgggctcagtagttttgcggcacgcaggctctctagttaggggcgcacgagctcagtagctgGCCAtagacatatccatcacctcccaaagtttcctcccacccgctttattattattattatgttattgtgtgtatgtgtgtgtgtgtgtgagataagaACACTTAGCATAAGATCtatcctcttagcaaattttaattatataacatAGCATTGTTATCTATAAGCACTATGCTGTAGAGTAGATtttcagaacttatttatcttgcataactgaaaccaTTACCCTTTGACCAAACTATTACCCTTTTCCTTCACCTCCAGCtgttggcaaccaccattctatggtctgcttctatgagtttgactatttttagatttctcatataagtgagattctactgtatttgtataatttctgtgtctggcttatttcactttgcataatgtcctccaggtccacctgtgttgttgcaaatgcaggatttccttcttttttaaggccaagtaatattctattgtatgtatataccacattgtctttatccattcatccattggacattaggttgtttccatatcttggctattgaggataatgctgcaatgaacatgggagggtagatatctcttcgagatcctgatttcaattccttcagataaatatctagaagtgggattgctggatcatatagtagttctatttttaatttttttgagaaacatcCATTGGGTTTTCCATGACTGTGCCAGTTTCCATTCCCATCAGTAGTGTACCAGGGTTTCCTTTTCATCACATCTTCACCAAtacttatcttttgttttttaaataatagccaTTGTAACAGGTGTAGGTGAAGGTTCAAATTCTGTAGCATGGAAAGTTCTTGGCAACATGTTATCCTTTGCATTTGGATAATAAACTGGTTTGTTTTCGTATCTTTTATAATAGCAAGTCTGTCCCATTGCCTTGATGTTTTAGTTTCTGAGGCAATCAATCAAGTCTCAACCAGCAGTACAGAATACCAGCGCTCTTGATAGCCCTCTGGATACGTAGCTTCGAATTGTGTGTTTCTAGCACATTAttgttgtaaaaatatttttgagaatattTGAGAATATATCTTGTATaagttttctttcagaatttaatCTCAGGGAAACTATTGTTTTTTCTGACATACTAGTATTTTTTCTCCTGTCAGCTAAATAATTAATGTGATTCagtatttcccttttctccttggtTGATGGGACTCTTCAAACCAGTTTAGTCATTCTCTTAATGGTTTGGAGTTAGTACATATACTTTCCTTCACTTTttgtgttgattttcttttttacttccatgttatcaattaattttaatataaattgtcTATATTTGTGGTGGAAAGagtaagtataaataaatactacACTATAAGTCTTAGTACTTGCAATgataataaatcattattttatctcacttaatttcttccagttttattgagatgtaattgacatacggTACAGTATAagtttaatattcattttatctcacttctgagaaactgctctaaGTTAACATAGCACtcactttgtttcttcttcattaAGTAGGATAGAAACTATTCCATCCTAGTTACCTTATTATACTACATAAGGTCAAACACTATCTGATTTCACTCTGGAATCATTTTGCAGATCTCTTTTCTTATTGAGGGCATTTTCATCTTCATCTTAATATTACCCATGTTTATTTCCATAGGGTAAAATTCTAAACCATCTGAAGATTCTGAAGGGAGACAGGGACAGGATTCGGAATTTTTAGTCTACGGGACAAGATGAGATTCAGGCCCTGCTGGTAAGAGAAGTCTCAAGTGAATGTTCTGTGTACCTCTGTTGggtgggagagtgtgtgtgtgtgtgtcagggggaGGGGGTATATTGAaggatggggagaaggagggtgtGATGAAAGGGATTCTTGTTCTGAACTCATTTCCAGATCTCACAAATGTTCTGGTGTTTCCTAGCCTCTCAGAAGAAATCCTCTTCCCCTTTCTGCCTTTACTGCAGGCAAAATTCCAGAACCACAAGCAAGACATAGCATCAGTGTTTGAGCAGGGCCATCAGTTCCTGAGAGAAAGGGAGCAGTACCTGTTGAAGTGGCTGGATGGGATGGAGCAAGAGCTCACTGAAGGGAGGAACAGCCATGTCACCAAGGGCTCTGAGGAGGTCATCCAGCTTGAGACCCTGATTTCTGAGTTAGAGAAGAAGGCTCGGCAGCCAGCACTTGAACTTTTGCAGGTGAGTGACCAACTAAACTGTACCTGGGTCCCCTTGCTCCAGGATGCAGTGTAGCCCTCCATTAGCATGAGATTTGGACAAGGAGTCAGGAGAGACAAGGTTTTGTTCTCATTTGTTGAGTTCTTTAATAAGTTAATCAGCAAAGTAATAGGTTTTAAGTCCCAAATTGCGGTGGGCAAGGGACTGTAATAGACCCAGATCTTACAATGAGATAGTAAGAtctatacatttataattataagaaataatCAAGTGTTAAATCTTGTGGTCAGACAGGAAGCCCCAGGAATTCTGGAAAAGACTAGGTTTAGTCAGGGAAGTCTTCAAGGAAGAAGCAGCTCTTAATGGCAGCCttgaagaaaatgtaaagattTGGATTAGCAGGAAGGAGGAGTTGAACATTCCATTTggtggaggtgcagtggttagaaTGAAATAAGTGAATGTGATAATAAACTTAATGAGTGTGATAATAAAAGGGTGGGTGTGGGTGCTGAGGAAGATAGTTTGGAAGGTAGAAAGGGTACATAGAGTGAACGGAGCTACCTTTCTGGAGGAGTCAGCTTAAGTGAGGAAGAAGTTAGAGGGAAGATGAGACAGGTAAGATGGGGTCAAATGAGTAGAGGCCTTCCAAGGCAGGCTGAGATTTCAGTCTTAACCTGGTAGACAATAGGATTCTTGACAGATCAAGGAAGGTTTCTTGGAGGGGATAGTCTAGCACTCAAATAGAGAAAAGGATGgggaaacatatgtccacataaactGATACTACAGTGGAGAACAGAACAGGTCCAGGCTCATCAGAAAATTCTCTGTACAGTCCTGTTGTGTACCCGTTCCCCAGCAAGCCCATCGTAGGGAATGGTGTCAGATCCTGGGAACCTTATTTCCATGACAGtctgtcttctcttcctttctaggACCCAAGCAATATAATAAGCGGGTAAGtgctgcttgctttttttttttttttttttaaccacttaggtgttcctttgttttttctttctgtcaccATAACTTATTGAAATGTGGCAAGGGCTGGAAAGGGGTTGTTTGGAGGAAGAGAGGTTCTTCTAGAAAGGGTAAGTTGAAAGGTGTTCCATAGAATGGGGGAGGGAGTCCTAGAAAAATTATTGGCATGGAGCTTATGTTAGGATGGTAATGGGATAGGGAGAAATGAAATGGGAGGAGATTATGGGAGAGTATTAGAGAAAATTTAGAATACACATTTGTTTCTAAAACCCGATTTCCTCTTGTTCTTTCTGTACTTGATTCCCAGCTGCTTCTCCTGGCCACAGCTTCCCTCATATTCTGTAGAGCACATTTCATCGTCAGATTGCCCTCTATGCTTGCTAGTGATGGTTTCCTGCTCTCTGCCTGACCATAAGAAGAGGGACATTTATATGAGTCATAGAGATAATGGGTTCTTGAACAGTGCGTCTGAGGGAATGTGTGTTAGGCATTTAACATTGGCAGTTTTCAAAAATTATACCCACACGATACTCAGAAGCTTTGAACAGAGATAAAAGGGAGGTATTTTGATAATACACTGTTCATCCCAGAGACATCCAGGACTATTGGCATATACTGAATGTTTACTGTGGACCAGTTACTGGGTAGAAAGGGGTGTAATGAGATAGGTTACCAGATTCTGTCTGGGGAGACTAGACAGAGACAATTAGAAATGAGCAATTATATAAGAAATGAGAGTGATACAGAATGGGTAAGACTTCTTGCCTGAAagcattttgtctgatattagtagaggtattctagtttttttttgattagtgtttgcatgCTATTTAACTTTTTATCCTTTAACTCTCAACCTTTCTCGGTTGTTATTTTTATGTACCtcttataaaaacataaatttttttttctttttaaataaattcattctgacactttttaattggaatatttagTATTTATAGCTCCTGGAATATCacaattttcatttatattttcaaaaatagttgCATAATTTGCCAAATAATgtccttaaatttaatttttttatgtcaatgtatttgtttgttttgtgtatttctaCTTTTGACTCCTCTACttgcctctcccttttttccatttttaatatttttttatttttgtgtgtgtatatctatgaGCCCTGCTTTTGTCATAGGCCAAAATTTCTagtatttggtatttttattgttttctagctattttgaaattttaaatttgatttgctATTTAACATAAGATTTAAGAAAAAGGATATCTGTCAGTGGTGCTGGGTTCTTTTTCTAGTAGTTTCAGGCTTCATAGTTTTAAATCTTGTGATCACACGAGTTGGTTGCCATTTCTACCATTTTGGACTTTATTGAGGCTTTCTGTATTGTATGTTGTAGATTTTTGTACAGTTCTAAACACTTAAAAAGAAAGTACATTCTCTGGGTTCTTAGAATAGGATTTGATATAGCTCCATGAGGTTTTCCTTAGTAATTTTGTTATTTAGGTATTTTGTATTgatacttatttttttacttcttgaTATGTCATGGACTAAAAGAAATCACTCAAAGATTCCTATTAGCAAtgaatttttgccaatttttcttgtattcttatagtttttgctttttatattttgatgttttctttttttttaaagagagttaTATCTTAATTGTGGATTATAATCTTCTTAGTAACATAAAATACCCTCTGTtgtcttatttaatatttttttgcctTGAATTTAATCCTGTTTGATAATATCAAGACCTCAGATTTCTTTCATATTGTATTTAGCTTATATATGTCTGCCCAgctataccttaattttaaatttaaagctttttaaaaatgtatatttaaagcttaattttggggcttccctggtggtccagtggttaagactccacacttccatagcagggggcccgggtttgatcccaggtgagggaactgagatcacacatgctgcacagtgcggctaaaaaaaaacaaacaaaaaaggcttcattttaattttatttatctagttTATATCCTCAGGTAATTTCTTTAGAGGTTGTAGTATTAGTAGCCTGTTTCAAAGACTTTCAAAGGCAGAaaatggctttctttctttttttaacattgtcTATAAATGACATATTGGTGGGTAGAGAATCCTTGAATCATGGCCCATTCTTCAGAACTCTATATATCTACTCTTTGAGTCTGATGTTGAAACTGAGCACTTGGAAATGAAGCTTTTACTCTCTGCCCCTTTGGTCTATTGTTGGTGTTTGTGCACATGCACGTGCTGACGATGGGAAATCATGCCTCTCTCTCAGGAGTTCTAACTGTGACTTCATTTTCTCTAGATATCCCCGGAAGAAGTTCTGGATTGAAAAGTCTACCAGTCCTCCAATCAAAAAGCAGACAGAAGAATTTTCAGATAAACTTCTTTCTTTAGAGAAAGGACTCAAAGGATTCCATGGTAAAGGAAGGGGTTTGAGCCTAGAAAAACTTCTTACTTTCTCTATAATGTTTCCTTAGGTTTTGATTGTGGCGGTGGCTTCTCAGAGTTCCTTGCTCTTgtgcacctcacttacaccatgCAGGGACATCGGGGAGGGAATCTAAGCAAGTCCAAACCAGAGAGGATTCCACATGAGAGTCTAACAATGTTACCTAGACTAAAGTAGAATCATAGTCAATAGGTCTCAGAGTTGGTAAAAAGATACCTCACCTTTAACAGTGAGGTAAAAGAAAATTGGAaggctatggaaaacagtgtggcatttcctcaaacaattaaaaatataattaccatatgatccagcatttccactttccaaagaattaaaagcaggatcTCGAAGAGGTATTTGCACActcatgttcataacagcattattcactatagccaggtggtagaagcaacccaaatgtccatcagtgcatgaatggatgaacaaaatgtggcatgTGGAATGTGtagacaatggaacattattcagcttaagaaaggaaggaaattctgacacatgctacaagatggatgaatcttgaggacattatattaagtgaagtgagccagtcacaaagggataagtactgtatgattccttttTGAGGTCTTTAAAGTAGTCAAATCCATaggaacagaaagtagattagtggttggaAGGACGGGGAAATGAGGagctgttgtttaatgggtatagagttggAGTTTTGAAGAATGGAaaagttctggggcttccctggtggcacagtggttaagaatctccctgccaatgcaggggacacgggttccagccctggtctgggaagatcccacatgccgcggagcaactaagcccgtgcgccacaactactgggcctgcgctctagagcctgtgagccacaactactgaagtccatgctcctagagtccgtgctccgcaacaagagaagccactgcagtgagaagcctgtgcaccgcaacgaagagtagcctccgtttgccacaactagagaaagcccgcactcagcagtgaagacccaacgcagacaaaaataaataaataaatttatttatttaaagtgagagagtggcatggacctatatacactgccaaatgtaaaataactagtgggaagcaatcgcatagcacagggagatcagctcggtgctttgtgaccgcctagaggggtgggatagggagggtgggagggagacaaaagagggaggagatatggggatatatgaatatgtatagctgattcactctgttataaagcagaaactaacacaccattgtaaagcaactatactccaataaagatgtaataattaattaattaattaaaataccaaaaaacccgaatggaaaagttctggaaaatGGTTGTACAGCaatttaaatatacttaatattaatgaactgtacacttaaaaatggtaaagatggtaAACATTATgtgtttttaccacaattaaaaatttaaagaatactgGGAGAATTAATCTAAAAGAGTATCTTTGAGAGTAGAGAAAAATAGTGTGGTTCAGGACTAGAAGTTTAGGGCTTACTTTAAAAACAGGGAACATGCCCAAAGGTACTCTTTAATGAAGCAGCAGGTGGGTTCAGCGGATGTAGGCATGCATATTTACATGGGTGTCTCCTGAATTGATTTCTCTGTTTCGCTTGAGCTTTCATGGTGCCCTGTCATCTTTTAAAGTTATATTAGCCAACAGTAAGAGAATTTAACCTAGAAGATGAGGTGTCAGAATTGCTTACTGTCCTTTGGTACTTTTATTCCAGGAAAATTGTTGAGGGATCTGGAATATAAAACAAGTGAGCATCTGGAGGGGATAGTGGCTGAAGTTTGCTAATTGCAGCTTTCCTATGAAGCTCCATTACTTATGGGTCAGCTCTTTCGTTTTAAAGAGGAAGGTCTTCGTGTGACTAATGTATCCAAATTCTTTATCCCGAGAATTCAGATTTCAAACCCACAAACCTTTCCCCAGATTTGTGCAGCTGCAGTGATCTCAGTCCTTATCGTTTTGCCCTCTCAAGTCTCATCACACTGCCTGTGCCCTTGAATTTTCTGTGTTCTCTTCATTTTCCAGATATGGTTGCTAATAGTATGAGCACAAGGTCACAAGCAGTTTCTGGCCTGCTCCCCGGAGGAGTCTACCCCCATTGTCATAAAGGCCCCATAACCTATGGGATAAATCTCATTTGCTGTCTTTTGTGATGCCACACCTTTGTccccttgtccccacagtgaggaTCATCCTGAATTCCCAGACAGCCAATGGCTACCTCTCAGTGTTTCCAAATGGGAAGAGCATGATATTCACTGGCTTGTGGATGAACACATAGCAACATGGTCAGCGATTTGATCCGGAGCCTGGTGTGCTGGGCAGTAAGGGCTTCACGCCCTTTGATTTGGTTCTTCACCTGCCACTGAGATAAAGGTATGAGAACGAGTGACGATATCATAGGACTGCAGCCCCTGCCACGAATAGGAATTGATTACAACATCCATATCCATTTCTAGAGCACCTTTTCTGTCACATAATTTCTCCTGTCATCCTTCTAAGCAGCTGAGGAAACAGTAAATGTTTTGCAACTCATACCTGCTTACCATTGATACATTATGAGACTTGAGCTATCTGGAGTGGGAATTGGTTTATTTCTTTCTGCTATGCTCTGATAATTTTTGCATTAATAAGGGGGGAGTGGAAGCCATGTGAGGTTCAGGTGTATATGAGTTTTGGAGGTCACTTGGACCTGAAGTTCAGTCTTATGTCAGCTGTGTTTTGAGGTGGTAGAAATAGATACTTAGCTTAATATTAAATTAGTAGTCTTAAGTATAAGCAGCAGAAAACAAATTTGGCTAATTTTAGAGAAAGGGAAACTTATTAAACGTTACTGGGGCTTGTAGAGTGTAAAGAGGGAGGGATATGTGTGCCTACCTGCTTGCAAATTCTGCCCCAAGAGAGCTGGGAGTCAGTGTCGGCACTGCAGTGAGAGGGAGGAGCAGCTGGGGGGGTCGCAGGGGTTGAGAGGATGGTTGGAGTTGGCAGCACCTAAACAGAACATACCACGCATGAGGACAAGCTAGTGGAGAGGGGGTGTGATCtggtggggagcagaggaggaagaagtAATGAACACACACAGGGGTCGAGCCAGAGCTGGGTTTGGCAGCAGCTATCTTGGTGGATTCATAGACCCAGCTGATGGGTATAGTTCTCCTGGACATAGAGATGAGAATGAAGAGTTGAGGAGGGAATGGTCTCAGGAAATTAGTGGATAGAACAGGCCGTAGTTCTTCATGTAAGTAACTCCTAAAGAAAAATCTGGCATAAGTGCACCAGATTGCCAGAGAATAGGATGCCTGCCTTTGCCTCAGCAACATTAAAGGTTAGGAAAGCATGCTTTTGGCTTCTGTAACGAGAGGTGGTCTCATCAAGACTCATGTCGTTTAGCATTCTCAAGACATGGGAGCAGATGCTAGTTGCCTAAGAAGAACGTCCCTTATTTAAATTGCTGGGTTCAAGAGATGTGGGTATACTTGCTCTGATAGCTCAGTTGTATAAGAATGTTTTGTCAAAAAAATATGACCAAACAACAGAAGATTCCTATACCCTATAGCTGTATCTATCAATAAAAGCAAGTACAAGTCGAGTGCTGACGTTGTATATTCAGATCCTCATTATAGAAGGGACAAAGCAACGTGCAAACAGATTTTTTCTATATGGTGAGTGGCCAAAGGTTTTAACTATTATATTCAATGACGGTGCAGTCCATGTTTCACTTACAGGACTGAAGGGAACAGATTTTATAGGTTAAGGATGTAGATACAGGATGTTGCAGTGCTTTTGGTTAGAAGTAATTATGAGATGAAATGTAAGTAATTACTAAAGAACAGGGTCAGAATTTAGCAAGACAATGTTGAAACTGTTCCTCCTTAGAATGTTTCTTAAGTCAAAGATTAATGTTAATAAGATACTTaatagacagataaatagaaaaaaagtcagaaaaaagaagccaagaaaagaaattatgtcTGATAGTAGAACCACAGGAAGAGTCCTCTGGGGATTCCAGATTCTGTGCCAAGAGAGTGACTCTGAGGTCCCGCCCTTCTCTCAGGACAACTAAGGCATCCAGTCTCTCCAGGTATGGAGGGGAAGACAATCCCCGAAGTAACTGATTAGCAGTTCCCTTTGACCCCGGCGGCAGCAATGGGCACTATACTCTGGGCGACTTTCTCTCTCTCAGGCCTTGCTCTCTGCCTCACCCTCAATCTGTCTGGAGGTCTGACTCCAGCTTTTCTGAGTTACTCGGCCCCCACACAGGTCAGGACCAGAAGTGGTGTTCTCCAACCCAGAAACCTGGAGCCTCTTATTCTGAGTTCTCTCAACCTGAACTTACAGCTATCCAAGGAACAGGAGATTATCCCAGACCCCACGTCCAGGCTGGTGTCTTTCTCCCCCCCAACTCAACTGTCCTGTCTGTTCCCAGGATGGTCACATGTGTGCTGCTGGAGTGTCCCATGACGGTTGCAAAATGTCTGAATTTTCTGATTCATCCCGTCAGATTCTCTCAAAGACACATGCAACCCATCACTCTATCTCTGACCGTGAAGTCACCCTAAGATGCTGGGCTCTGGGCTTCTACCTTGTGGAATAACACTGGTCTGGCAGCATGACGGGGAGAACCCAACTCATGGCACAGAGCTTCTAGatagagaaaaatataccatgctaacactagtCTAATGAAAGcaagagtagctatattaatttcagacacagCAGACTTCAACACATGGAAGGTTATCAGAAATAGCAAGAAAGGCGTCACATACTGATAAAAGAGTGAATTCTCCAAAAAGACATAACAATCTTTACTGTgaatgcacctaacaacagagggTCAAACgatgtgaggcaaaaactgatagaattgataagagaaatagatgaatccactcTTTTAGTTGGAGACCTCAACATCCCtctctcagaaatggacagagcaagcaggcagaaaatcactAAGGACATAATTGAACTCAAAACACTA from Delphinus delphis chromosome 10, mDelDel1.2, whole genome shotgun sequence carries:
- the LOC132431785 gene encoding tripartite motif-containing protein 26-like produces the protein MEQELTEGRNSHVTKGSEEVIQLETLISELEKKARQPALELLQDPSNIISGYPRKKFWIEKSTSPPIKKQTEEFSDKLLSLEKGLKGFHVRIILNSQTANGYLSVFPNGKSMIFTGLWMNT